In Bacteroidia bacterium, a genomic segment contains:
- a CDS encoding efflux RND transporter periplasmic adaptor subunit: MNRIYKFILLSALGSSFFPSCKTAQQQPDAAEDVVITIPENKNLLSVSREQFSTSGMTLGELTTYDFPQAIQANGYIDVPPSNLAKLSVFMEGYVEKIDLLEGDRVQKGQVLMTLVNPAYIQLQQEYLEVREQRKYLRSEYERQQTLSSENIASQKNFLKAESDYKTLEATFSGLGEKLKMLNIDPEKIQPDNMTSRVNLYAPISGSITGIYVNKGQFVAASDIVLEITNVDHIHVELQVFEKDILQVKEEQEIIFRIPGAGKETYEATVHRVGRAIHDEKRTVPVHGHLKEEKHNLVTGMFVEADIIVSNKTAAALPAKAVIEDEGRYYILTTRDAAGSDMSFTKKEITVGIVTESWIEIQNPKIISPGEKVLVNGVFALSGITPSEEQ, encoded by the coding sequence ATGAATCGAATATATAAATTCATCTTACTTTCTGCTCTTGGCAGCAGCTTTTTTCCCTCCTGTAAAACGGCACAACAGCAACCCGATGCTGCGGAAGATGTTGTGATCACTATTCCCGAAAACAAAAACCTGCTCAGCGTATCGCGCGAACAGTTTTCAACTTCGGGTATGACCCTGGGAGAATTGACCACTTACGATTTCCCACAGGCAATTCAGGCCAACGGATATATCGACGTGCCGCCGAGCAATCTGGCGAAACTCAGCGTATTTATGGAAGGGTATGTGGAAAAAATAGACCTGCTCGAAGGAGACCGCGTACAAAAAGGACAAGTTCTGATGACGTTGGTCAACCCTGCCTATATTCAGTTACAGCAGGAGTATCTGGAAGTGCGCGAGCAAAGAAAATATTTACGTTCAGAATACGAAAGGCAGCAGACACTTTCTTCGGAGAATATCGCTTCTCAAAAGAATTTTCTGAAAGCAGAAAGTGATTACAAAACGCTGGAAGCCACCTTTTCAGGACTGGGCGAAAAACTCAAAATGCTCAATATCGATCCGGAAAAAATTCAGCCTGACAATATGACTTCACGGGTAAATCTCTATGCGCCGATATCGGGGAGTATTACGGGCATATATGTCAATAAGGGACAGTTTGTCGCAGCATCAGACATCGTCCTGGAAATCACCAATGTGGACCATATCCATGTAGAATTACAGGTTTTTGAAAAAGATATTCTTCAGGTAAAAGAAGAACAGGAAATTATTTTCCGAATACCCGGGGCCGGCAAAGAAACCTATGAAGCAACGGTACACAGGGTAGGCAGAGCTATTCACGATGAGAAGAGAACGGTACCGGTTCACGGTCATTTGAAAGAAGAAAAACATAACCTCGTAACAGGAATGTTTGTAGAAGCAGACATTATCGTGAGCAACAAAACAGCCGCTGCACTTCCGGCCAAAGCAGTGATAGAAGATGAAGGACGGTACTATATACTGACGACCAGAGATGCCGCCGGTAGCGATATGAGTTTCACTAAAAAGGAAATAACCGTGGGAATTGTCACCGAATCGTGGATAGAAATACAAAATCCTAAAATTATCTCACCCGGAGAAAAAGTACTGGTAAATGGCGTGTTTGCCCTTTCGGGAATTACCCCGTCTGAAGAACAATAA